Proteins found in one Methylobacterium sp. CB376 genomic segment:
- the proB gene encoding glutamate 5-kinase produces MTPALDQFRRVVLKVGSALLVDRARGRLRHAWLAALAEDIADLHGRGVDVLVVSSGSIALGRTVLGFPPGALRLEESQAAAAVGQIALARHWSEALAHHGIVAGQILVTPHDTEERRRYLNARATTLKLLDMRAVPVVNENDTVATSEIRYGDNDRLAARVATMIGADLLVLFSDIDGLYTAPPASDPSARHLPVIPRITPEIEAMAGGPASELSRGGMRTKIEAGKIAAGGGTHMLIADGRGKNPLRAVAAGARASWFLSASTPTAARKTWIAGSLEPRGSLVIDAGAERALQGGASLLPVGVARIEGAFARGDAVVIRSLGGAVLGRGLVAYDSDDAARIIGRSSREIEAVLGYPGRAEMIHRDDMALVGE; encoded by the coding sequence ATGACCCCCGCCCTCGACCAGTTCCGCCGCGTCGTCCTGAAGGTCGGCTCCGCCCTCCTCGTCGACCGGGCGCGCGGGCGCCTGCGGCACGCCTGGCTCGCCGCCCTCGCCGAGGACATCGCCGACCTGCACGGGCGCGGCGTCGACGTGCTGGTGGTCTCCTCGGGCTCGATCGCCCTCGGGCGGACCGTGCTGGGCTTCCCGCCCGGGGCGCTGCGCCTGGAGGAGAGCCAGGCCGCGGCCGCGGTGGGGCAGATCGCGCTCGCCCGCCACTGGTCGGAGGCGCTCGCGCATCACGGCATCGTCGCCGGCCAGATCCTGGTGACGCCGCACGACACCGAGGAGCGCCGCCGCTACCTCAACGCCCGCGCCACGACGCTGAAGCTCCTCGACATGCGGGCGGTCCCGGTCGTGAACGAGAACGACACGGTCGCCACCTCGGAGATCCGCTACGGCGACAACGACCGGCTCGCCGCCCGCGTGGCGACGATGATCGGGGCGGATCTCCTGGTGCTGTTCTCCGACATCGACGGGCTCTACACGGCGCCGCCGGCCAGCGACCCGTCCGCGCGCCACCTCCCGGTGATCCCGCGCATCACCCCGGAGATCGAGGCCATGGCCGGCGGACCGGCCTCGGAGCTGTCGCGCGGCGGCATGCGCACCAAGATCGAGGCGGGCAAGATCGCCGCCGGCGGCGGCACCCACATGCTGATCGCGGACGGGCGCGGCAAGAACCCGCTGCGGGCGGTGGCGGCGGGCGCGCGGGCCTCGTGGTTCCTCTCCGCCTCGACCCCGACGGCGGCGCGCAAGACCTGGATCGCCGGCTCGCTCGAACCCCGCGGCAGTTTGGTGATCGACGCGGGCGCCGAGCGGGCGCTGCAGGGCGGGGCGAGCCTGCTGCCGGTCGGCGTCGCCCGGATCGAGGGCGCCTTCGCCCGCGGCGACGCGGTGGTGATCCGCTCCCTGGGCGGGGCCGTGCTCGGGCGCGGCCTGGTGGCCTATGACAGCGACGACGCGGCCCGCATCATCGGCCGGTCGAGCCGCGAGATCGAGGCGGTCCTGGGCTATCCCGGCCGCGCCGAGATGATCCATCGCGACGACATGGCGCTCGTCGGCGAGTAG
- the rplU gene encoding 50S ribosomal protein L21, with protein sequence MFAVIKTGGKQYRVAANDVITIGKLEGDAGTAVTFGEVLLYADGDGATKVGAPTVAGVSVAGEIVAQTRGPKVIAFKKRRRQNSRRKRGHRQDFTVVRVTGISAA encoded by the coding sequence ATGTTCGCAGTGATCAAGACGGGCGGCAAGCAGTACCGCGTTGCCGCCAACGACGTTATCACGATCGGCAAGCTCGAGGGCGATGCCGGGACGGCGGTGACCTTCGGCGAGGTGCTCCTCTACGCCGACGGCGACGGCGCCACCAAGGTGGGCGCGCCGACCGTGGCGGGGGTGAGCGTCGCGGGCGAGATCGTCGCGCAGACGCGCGGCCCCAAGGTCATCGCCTTCAAGAAGCGCCGCCGGCAGAACTCGCGCCGCAAGCGCGGTCACCGCCAGGACTTCACCGTGGTGCGCGTCACGGGCATCAGCGCCGCCTGA
- a CDS encoding response regulator — MMATEMLEEAGFVVLEASDADEAMAILAQRDDIGALFTDVDMPGSMDGFALAQRVAEMRPHVRLVITSGRIRPSNEDVPDSGQFVPKPYLMEQLLDAFASAGGQKHC, encoded by the coding sequence ATGATGGCGACCGAGATGCTGGAGGAGGCCGGCTTCGTCGTGCTGGAAGCCTCCGACGCCGACGAGGCCATGGCGATCCTCGCGCAGCGCGACGATATCGGCGCGCTGTTCACCGACGTGGACATGCCGGGCTCGATGGACGGCTTCGCCCTCGCCCAGCGCGTCGCCGAGATGCGGCCGCACGTGCGGCTGGTCATCACCTCGGGCCGGATCCGCCCCTCGAACGAGGACGTGCCGGATTCCGGGCAATTCGTGCCCAAGCCCTACCTGATGGAGCAGCTCCTCGACGCCTTCGCGAGCGCGGGCGGCCAGAAGCACTGCTGA
- a CDS encoding DUF3828 domain-containing protein, giving the protein MTTRRIPPALALALALAAGPALAQAAPDAPVREAYRITVRSLAAPGPASVPPWRPPHRRTLFSKRLAALFARDDLYQKESGDIGHLDADPFLSGQDGEVKDLRVTVETGPAEGRAEVAARFVSFGTPVTVRFRVVEEAGAWRIDDILDTVEGREVPVSARLTAPYPCGSFVGKRCRR; this is encoded by the coding sequence ATGACGACGCGACGGATCCCTCCCGCCCTCGCCCTCGCGCTGGCCCTCGCGGCCGGCCCCGCCCTCGCGCAGGCGGCGCCGGACGCGCCGGTTCGCGAGGCCTACCGGATCACGGTCCGCTCCCTCGCGGCGCCGGGACCGGCGAGCGTGCCCCCCTGGCGGCCGCCGCACCGGCGGACCTTGTTCAGCAAGCGCCTCGCCGCCCTCTTCGCCCGGGACGACCTCTACCAGAAGGAGAGCGGCGATATCGGTCACCTCGACGCCGACCCGTTCCTGAGCGGCCAGGACGGCGAGGTGAAGGACCTGCGCGTCACGGTCGAGACCGGGCCCGCCGAGGGCCGGGCCGAGGTGGCCGCGCGCTTCGTCAGCTTCGGGACGCCGGTCACCGTCCGCTTCCGGGTGGTCGAGGAGGCGGGCGCGTGGCGCATCGACGACATCCTCGACACCGTCGAGGGCAGGGAGGTCCCGGTGAGCGCGCGCCTTACCGCGCCCTACCCGTGCGGCAGCTTCGTCGGAAAACGCTGCCGGCGCTGA
- the rpmA gene encoding 50S ribosomal protein L27, translating to MAHKKAGGSSRNGRDSEGRRLGVKKFGNEAVIAGNIIVRQRGTRWHPGTNVGIGRDHTLFALTDGRVQFATKQGRAYVTVVPAQDAPAREAAE from the coding sequence ATGGCTCACAAGAAAGCAGGCGGTTCGTCCCGCAACGGCCGCGATTCCGAAGGCCGCCGCCTCGGCGTGAAGAAGTTCGGCAACGAGGCCGTGATCGCCGGCAACATCATCGTGCGTCAGCGCGGCACGCGCTGGCATCCCGGCACCAATGTCGGGATCGGCCGCGACCATACCCTCTTCGCGCTCACCGACGGCCGGGTTCAGTTTGCCACCAAACAAGGCCGAGCTTACGTAACGGTCGTCCCGGCCCAGGATGCCCCGGCCCGCGAGGCCGCCGAATAA
- a CDS encoding GNAT family N-acetyltransferase translates to MFPDLTRDDVFRLETRRLWLRWPRQADAQAIVRLAGEKAVAEMTAGIPHPLAPADAEAFILRARRDNAEGRALTMAITPRRQPQALIGMVGIEPDHDQAGPHLGYWIGPPHWGQGLATEAARAMIDAFFAYTEGEELTSSARVINPASRRVLEKCGFAAVGSGLRPFPARGGVFPVDHFRLDRRAWDSLKTWHASGLVFDRHRAAEPLGAEACLEA, encoded by the coding sequence ATGTTCCCCGACCTCACCCGCGACGACGTGTTTCGGCTTGAGACCCGCAGGCTGTGGCTGCGCTGGCCGCGCCAGGCCGACGCCCAAGCCATCGTGCGTCTCGCCGGGGAGAAAGCCGTCGCCGAGATGACGGCCGGGATTCCGCATCCCCTGGCGCCGGCCGACGCGGAGGCGTTCATCCTGCGGGCGCGGCGGGACAATGCGGAGGGGCGGGCGCTCACCATGGCGATCACGCCCCGGCGCCAGCCGCAGGCGCTGATCGGGATGGTGGGGATCGAGCCCGACCACGACCAGGCGGGACCGCATCTCGGCTACTGGATCGGCCCGCCGCACTGGGGCCAGGGCCTCGCCACCGAGGCGGCCCGGGCGATGATCGACGCCTTCTTCGCCTATACCGAGGGGGAGGAGCTGACCTCCTCCGCCCGGGTGATCAACCCGGCCTCCCGGCGGGTCCTGGAGAAGTGCGGCTTCGCGGCGGTGGGCTCGGGGCTGCGGCCCTTCCCGGCCCGGGGCGGCGTGTTCCCGGTCGACCATTTCCGGCTCGACCGCCGGGCCTGGGACAGCCTCAAGACCTGGCACGCCTCCGGGCTGGTCTTCGACCGGCATCGGGCGGCGGAGCCGCTCGGGGCGGAGGCGTGCCTGGAGGCGTGA
- the obgE gene encoding GTPase ObgE, producing the protein MKFLDEAKVYVRSGDGGAGCVSFRREKFIEFGGPDGGDGGRGGDVWAECVEGLNTLIDYRYQQHFKAKKGEHGSGRNRAGAKGGDVVLKVPAGTQILAEDRETLVADLTRVGQRVLLARGGNGGFGNAYFTTSTNRAPRHANPGQEGQEHWLWLRLKLIADAGLVGLPNAGKSTFLATVTAAKPKIADYPFTTLHPGLGVVRVDTREFVLADIPGLIEGAHEGVGLGDRFLAHVERCRVLLHLVEGTSEDAGAAYRLVRAELEAYGHGLADKPEIVALSKADILDPERLEAQVASLEAACGRRPLVISAATRRGVPEALRALLAAMDRAQAEAAPEKAEAWQP; encoded by the coding sequence GTGAAGTTCCTCGACGAAGCCAAGGTCTACGTGCGCTCCGGCGACGGCGGGGCCGGCTGCGTGTCGTTCCGGCGCGAGAAGTTCATCGAGTTCGGCGGGCCCGACGGGGGCGACGGCGGGCGCGGCGGCGATGTCTGGGCCGAGTGCGTCGAGGGACTCAACACCCTGATCGACTACCGCTACCAGCAGCATTTCAAGGCCAAGAAGGGCGAGCACGGCTCGGGCCGCAACCGGGCCGGCGCCAAGGGCGGCGACGTGGTGCTGAAGGTTCCGGCCGGCACCCAGATCCTCGCCGAGGACCGCGAGACCCTGGTGGCCGACCTGACGCGGGTGGGCCAGCGCGTGCTGCTCGCCCGCGGCGGCAATGGCGGCTTCGGCAACGCCTACTTCACCACCTCGACCAACCGGGCGCCCCGCCACGCCAATCCGGGCCAGGAGGGCCAGGAGCACTGGCTCTGGCTGCGGCTCAAGCTCATCGCGGATGCGGGCCTGGTCGGGCTGCCGAATGCCGGCAAGTCGACCTTCCTCGCCACCGTGACGGCGGCCAAGCCGAAGATCGCCGATTACCCCTTCACCACCCTGCATCCGGGTCTCGGAGTGGTGCGGGTCGACACGCGCGAATTCGTGCTCGCCGACATTCCGGGCCTGATCGAGGGCGCGCACGAGGGCGTGGGCCTCGGCGACCGCTTCCTCGCCCACGTGGAGCGCTGCCGGGTCCTGCTCCACCTCGTCGAGGGGACGAGCGAGGATGCGGGCGCCGCCTACCGCCTCGTGCGGGCGGAGCTGGAGGCCTACGGCCACGGCCTCGCCGACAAGCCCGAGATCGTCGCCCTCTCGAAGGCCGACATCCTCGATCCGGAGAGGCTGGAGGCCCAGGTCGCCAGCCTGGAGGCGGCCTGCGGCCGGCGGCCGCTCGTGATCTCGGCCGCGACGCGCCGGGGCGTGCCGGAGGCCCTGCGCGCCCTCCTCGCCGCGATGGACCGGGCCCAGGCCGAGGCCGCGCCGGAGAAGGCGGAGGCGTGGCAGCCGTGA
- a CDS encoding putative bifunctional diguanylate cyclase/phosphodiesterase, translating into MTTSLQSLSGSQELRLLGLAALLALMATVTTIDLLQHAKGGGGRARRVWLATAAAAGGFALWAAQVVALLADDAAVPLGAVPVVLSLAASVVTLAAALRLALDPRPALRMTGGALLGLGVLAPHDLDLIGGATSLGDLARVGAGAGAAALIGALGMRLAAGEAPGRQSAGSLVLVCAGLARYLGQRNLVHQDLPHQGLAALSDDGIAPVVGVASLMLLAVVLATLAVDRQARRRREQQDLARSLADASIEGIALCDGDRIVTANTSLAALLGCPAERLRGRRLGDLLEGEGQARLDAAEGRAVAVTLVGGRGERVAAEAALRPITVAGRPHRALAVRDVTARLEAERHIQYLVHHDALTGLPNRARFNERLEGAVAEAARGARGLAVLCLDVDRFKEVNDTCGEAAGDAGLRLIVRWVERALAEDQVLARLGADEFAVLAPGLEREHEVSGLAERVLAALRPEIWRESGLPALTLSIGAALFPRDAQDAAGLMSRAEAALAAVKAQGGDGFRIFKVGLGAELRERRGLEHDLRQAARRGEFALVYQPQIDVASGRVVGFEALLRWTHPERGQVPPDRFIPIAEETGSILAIGEWVLRQVCREAAGWESPLRVAVNVSPVQLHHPDFAQVVQEVLHETGLDPARLELEITETALVREPARALVTLRRLKALGLRIAMDDFGTGYSSLSNLRVFPFDKIKIDRSLVRAVDENREAAAILRAVLGLGRGLGLPVVAEGVETLAELAFLDTEACQEAQGYLIGKPLPIEAFGELTRLGAAAQARGARDAP; encoded by the coding sequence GTGACGACGAGCCTTCAATCCCTGTCCGGGTCACAGGAGCTCAGGCTGCTCGGCCTCGCCGCGCTCCTCGCCCTGATGGCGACGGTCACGACCATCGACCTCCTGCAGCACGCGAAGGGCGGCGGCGGGCGGGCCCGGCGCGTGTGGCTCGCGACCGCCGCCGCGGCGGGCGGCTTCGCCCTCTGGGCGGCGCAGGTGGTCGCCCTCCTGGCCGACGACGCGGCGGTGCCGCTCGGCGCGGTGCCGGTCGTCCTGTCGCTGGCCGCCTCCGTCGTGACCCTCGCGGCCGCTCTCCGGCTGGCGCTCGATCCGCGCCCGGCCCTGCGGATGACCGGGGGCGCGCTCCTGGGCCTCGGCGTGCTGGCGCCGCACGATCTCGACCTGATCGGCGGGGCGACGTCCCTGGGCGACCTCGCGCGAGTCGGCGCCGGAGCCGGGGCGGCGGCGCTGATCGGTGCCCTCGGCATGCGGCTCGCCGCCGGGGAGGCGCCCGGGCGGCAGAGCGCGGGCAGCCTCGTCCTCGTCTGCGCCGGGCTCGCGCGCTACCTCGGGCAGCGCAACCTCGTTCATCAGGACCTGCCCCATCAGGGCCTCGCCGCGCTGTCCGACGACGGCATCGCTCCGGTGGTCGGCGTCGCCAGCCTGATGCTGCTGGCCGTCGTCCTGGCGACCCTCGCGGTGGACCGGCAGGCGCGGCGCCGGCGCGAGCAGCAGGACCTCGCGCGCAGTCTCGCGGACGCCTCGATCGAGGGCATCGCCCTCTGCGACGGCGACCGGATCGTGACCGCGAATACCAGCCTCGCCGCCCTGCTCGGCTGCCCGGCCGAGCGCCTGCGCGGCCGCCGGCTCGGCGACCTGCTCGAGGGGGAGGGCCAGGCGCGCCTCGACGCGGCGGAGGGGCGCGCCGTCGCGGTGACCCTGGTGGGAGGGCGGGGCGAGCGCGTCGCCGCCGAGGCCGCGCTCCGCCCGATCACCGTCGCGGGGCGGCCCCACCGGGCCCTGGCCGTGCGCGACGTCACGGCGCGCCTCGAGGCGGAGCGGCACATCCAGTACCTCGTCCACCACGACGCCCTGACCGGCCTGCCGAACCGGGCGCGGTTCAACGAGCGGCTGGAGGGCGCGGTCGCGGAAGCCGCGCGCGGCGCGCGCGGTCTGGCGGTCCTCTGCCTCGACGTCGACCGCTTCAAGGAGGTGAACGACACCTGCGGCGAGGCGGCCGGCGACGCGGGCCTGCGCCTGATCGTGCGCTGGGTGGAGCGCGCCCTGGCGGAGGATCAGGTGCTGGCCCGCCTCGGCGCCGACGAGTTCGCCGTCCTGGCGCCGGGCCTGGAGCGGGAGCACGAGGTTTCCGGGCTCGCCGAGCGCGTCCTGGCCGCCTTGCGGCCCGAGATCTGGCGGGAGAGCGGGCTGCCCGCGCTCACCCTGAGCATCGGGGCGGCCCTGTTCCCGCGCGACGCCCAGGACGCGGCCGGCCTGATGAGCCGCGCCGAGGCCGCGCTGGCGGCCGTCAAGGCGCAGGGCGGGGACGGGTTCCGGATCTTCAAGGTCGGGCTCGGCGCCGAGCTGCGCGAGCGCCGCGGCCTCGAGCACGACCTCCGCCAGGCGGCGCGCAGGGGCGAGTTCGCGCTCGTCTACCAGCCCCAGATCGACGTCGCCTCCGGGCGGGTGGTGGGTTTCGAGGCGCTGCTGCGCTGGACCCATCCGGAGCGCGGGCAGGTCCCGCCGGACCGCTTCATCCCGATCGCCGAGGAGACCGGGTCGATCCTGGCGATCGGCGAGTGGGTGCTGCGCCAGGTCTGCCGCGAGGCCGCGGGCTGGGAGAGCCCGCTGCGGGTGGCCGTGAACGTCTCGCCGGTCCAGCTCCACCACCCGGACTTCGCGCAGGTGGTGCAGGAGGTGCTCCACGAGACCGGCCTCGACCCGGCGCGGCTGGAACTGGAGATCACCGAGACCGCCCTGGTGCGCGAGCCCGCCCGCGCCCTGGTCACCCTGCGGCGCCTGAAGGCGCTCGGCCTGCGGATCGCCATGGACGATTTCGGGACGGGCTACTCGTCCCTGTCGAACCTGCGCGTCTTCCCCTTCGACAAGATCAAGATCGACCGCTCGCTGGTCCGCGCCGTGGACGAGAACCGCGAGGCGGCGGCGATCCTGCGGGCGGTGCTGGGCCTCGGGCGCGGCCTCGGGCTCCCGGTCGTGGCCGAGGGAGTCGAGACCCTGGCCGAGCTCGCCTTCCTCGACACGGAGGCCTGCCAGGAGGCGCAGGGCTACCTGATCGGCAAGCCCCTGCCGATCGAGGCCTTCGGGGAGCTCACCCGGCTCGGCGCGGCGGCGCAGGCGCGCGGGGCCCGCGACGCCCCGTGA
- a CDS encoding sensor histidine kinase gives MILESATDYAIITLDESGSVTSWNEGARRILGWSEEEMLGQPAARFFTEPDVRRGVPEEEMRNARLTGTGPDERWHLRKDGSRFWASGEMQPLRDEAGHHLGYLKILRDRTAQRDQEERLRQSEDRLNLALGAAGMVGIWEWDLRRDLVFADANFARIYSVDPEHAARGAPLAAFTRTFHPDDVPAFEAELDRVLSGRRDAFSAEYRVRQPDGSWRWLLARGRLMRDEDGAASRFAGASVDITEQKQTAQRARESETRFRQLTELAPGIVWEGRPDGSLSYLNAFWYRYTGQSPEEALPDGWARAVHPDDLPGLEVAWARARREGIQYDTEARLRRHDGTYRWFLIRAAPVRDERGAIIGWLGNDLDIQDRKEAEEHQRLLTHELQHRVKNTLAMVQAIAAQTLRGVSGLDEAREALAGRLISLGRAHDILTEAHWKAAPISEIIEAARGAHEAADAVRIRARGPDLTLAAKPALALAMALHELATNAAKYGALATPAGRVDLAWTVEPAPGGSRLRLTWTERGGPPIDRPPLRRGFGTRLLERSFAAEVGGAVTLTFAPSGLVCTLEAPLSALQEPWRAPA, from the coding sequence ATGATCCTGGAGAGCGCCACCGACTACGCCATCATCACCCTCGACGAGAGCGGGTCCGTCACCAGCTGGAACGAGGGCGCGCGGCGCATCCTCGGCTGGAGCGAGGAGGAGATGCTGGGCCAGCCGGCCGCCCGCTTCTTCACCGAGCCGGACGTCCGCCGCGGCGTCCCCGAGGAGGAGATGCGCAACGCGCGCCTCACCGGCACCGGGCCGGACGAGCGCTGGCACCTGCGCAAGGACGGCAGCCGCTTCTGGGCGAGCGGCGAGATGCAGCCACTGCGCGATGAGGCGGGCCATCACCTGGGCTACCTGAAGATCCTGCGCGACCGCACCGCCCAGCGCGACCAGGAGGAGCGGCTGCGCCAGAGCGAGGATCGGCTGAACCTCGCCCTCGGCGCCGCCGGCATGGTCGGCATCTGGGAGTGGGACCTGCGCCGCGACCTCGTCTTCGCGGACGCGAACTTCGCCCGGATCTACTCGGTCGACCCGGAGCACGCCGCCCGCGGCGCCCCGCTCGCGGCCTTCACCCGGACCTTCCACCCCGACGACGTGCCGGCCTTCGAGGCAGAGCTCGACCGGGTGCTGTCGGGGCGCCGGGACGCGTTCTCGGCGGAGTACCGGGTGCGCCAGCCGGACGGGTCCTGGCGCTGGCTCCTCGCCCGCGGCCGCCTGATGCGCGACGAGGACGGCGCGGCCTCGCGCTTCGCCGGGGCGAGCGTCGACATCACCGAGCAGAAGCAGACCGCGCAGCGCGCCCGCGAGAGCGAGACCCGCTTTCGGCAGCTGACCGAACTCGCCCCGGGCATCGTCTGGGAGGGCCGGCCGGACGGGTCGCTCAGCTACCTCAACGCCTTCTGGTACCGCTACACCGGCCAGAGCCCCGAGGAGGCGCTGCCGGACGGCTGGGCCCGCGCGGTCCATCCGGACGACCTGCCGGGGCTGGAGGTGGCCTGGGCGCGGGCGCGCCGGGAGGGAATCCAGTACGACACCGAGGCGCGGCTGCGCCGGCACGACGGCACCTACCGCTGGTTCCTGATCCGCGCCGCGCCGGTGCGGGACGAGCGGGGCGCGATCATCGGCTGGCTCGGCAACGACCTCGACATCCAGGACCGCAAGGAGGCCGAGGAGCACCAGCGGCTCCTCACCCACGAATTGCAGCACCGGGTGAAGAACACCCTCGCCATGGTGCAGGCCATCGCGGCCCAGACCCTGCGCGGGGTGAGCGGGCTCGACGAGGCGCGGGAGGCCCTCGCCGGGCGGCTGATCTCCCTCGGGCGGGCGCACGACATCCTGACCGAGGCGCATTGGAAGGCCGCCCCGATCTCCGAGATCATCGAGGCCGCCCGCGGCGCCCACGAGGCGGCGGACGCGGTGCGGATCCGCGCCCGCGGCCCCGACCTGACGCTCGCGGCGAAACCCGCCCTCGCCCTCGCCATGGCCCTGCACGAACTCGCGACCAACGCCGCGAAATACGGGGCGCTCGCGACACCGGCGGGCCGCGTCGATCTCGCCTGGACGGTCGAGCCGGCCCCCGGCGGGTCGCGCCTGCGCCTGACTTGGACCGAGCGCGGCGGCCCGCCGATCGACCGGCCGCCCCTCCGCAGGGGCTTCGGCACGCGGCTGCTGGAGCGCAGCTTCGCCGCGGAGGTGGGCGGCGCGGTGACGCTCACCTTCGCGCCCTCCGGGCTGGTCTGTACGCTGGAAGCCCCCCTGAGCGCCCTGCAGGAGCCGTGGCGGGCACCCGCGTGA
- a CDS encoding glutamate-5-semialdehyde dehydrogenase, giving the protein MSVLSLKPRAGADDVDALMREIGRRARAASRRMALVPARAKDMALRAAAAAIRDAAPVILEANAADLAEARGANLPAATLDRLALTPGRVEAIAAAVEAIAGLPDPVGRQLAAFERPNGLAIERISTPLGVVGVIYESRPNVTADAGALCLKAGNAAVLRAGSESLRSAAAIARAMADGLAAQGLPAEAIQLVPTRDRAAVGAMLAGLDGCIDVIVPRGGKSLVARVQSEARVPVFAHLEGICHVFVHARADLAMAREILRNSKLRRTGICGAAETLLVDRACAGTHLAPLVADLLEAGCAVRGDAETQAVDPRVTPATEADWRTEYLDAVIAVRVVDGLDAAIDHVETYGSHHTDAIVTADEAAAERFLAEVDSAIVVHNASTQFADGGEFGFGAEIGIATGRMHARGPVGVEQLTTFKYRVHGSGQVRP; this is encoded by the coding sequence GTGTCCGTGCTCAGCCTGAAGCCCCGCGCCGGGGCCGACGACGTCGACGCCCTCATGCGGGAGATCGGCCGCAGGGCGCGCGCCGCCTCCCGGCGCATGGCGCTCGTCCCGGCCCGGGCCAAGGACATGGCCCTGCGGGCCGCCGCGGCCGCCATCCGCGACGCCGCCCCGGTCATCCTGGAGGCGAACGCCGCCGACCTCGCCGAGGCGCGGGGCGCGAACCTGCCCGCCGCGACCCTCGACCGGCTCGCACTGACCCCGGGCCGGGTCGAGGCCATCGCCGCCGCGGTCGAGGCCATCGCGGGCCTGCCCGATCCGGTCGGCCGCCAGCTCGCGGCCTTCGAGCGCCCGAACGGCCTCGCCATCGAGCGGATCTCCACCCCCCTCGGCGTGGTCGGGGTGATCTACGAGAGCCGGCCCAACGTCACGGCCGATGCGGGGGCGCTCTGCCTCAAGGCCGGCAACGCCGCCGTGCTGCGCGCCGGCTCCGAGAGCCTGCGCAGCGCCGCCGCCATCGCGCGGGCCATGGCGGACGGCCTCGCCGCGCAGGGCCTGCCCGCCGAGGCGATCCAGCTCGTGCCCACCCGGGACCGCGCGGCGGTCGGCGCCATGCTGGCGGGCCTCGACGGCTGCATCGACGTCATCGTGCCCCGCGGCGGCAAGAGCCTGGTCGCGCGCGTGCAGAGCGAGGCCCGGGTGCCGGTCTTCGCCCATCTCGAAGGCATCTGCCACGTCTTCGTGCACGCGCGGGCCGACCTCGCCATGGCGCGCGAGATCCTGCGCAACAGCAAGCTGCGCCGCACCGGGATCTGCGGCGCGGCCGAGACGCTGCTGGTCGACCGCGCCTGCGCCGGCACCCACCTGGCGCCCCTCGTCGCCGACCTCCTGGAGGCCGGCTGCGCCGTGCGCGGCGACGCCGAGACCCAGGCGGTCGACCCGCGGGTCACGCCGGCGACCGAGGCCGATTGGCGGACCGAGTACCTCGACGCGGTCATCGCCGTGCGGGTGGTGGACGGGCTCGACGCCGCCATCGACCACGTCGAGACCTACGGCTCGCACCACACGGACGCGATCGTCACGGCCGACGAGGCGGCGGCCGAGCGCTTCCTCGCCGAGGTCGATTCGGCGATCGTGGTGCACAACGCCTCGACGCAATTCGCGGATGGCGGAGAGTTCGGCTTCGGCGCCGAGATCGGCATCGCCACCGGGCGGATGCATGCGCGCGGCCCGGTCGGCGTCGAGCAGCTCACGACCTTCAAGTACCGCGTGCACGGCTCCGGTCAGGTCCGGCCCTGA
- a CDS encoding GNAT family N-acetyltransferase: protein MVAFLSPGPRPDPRDARMPLARLMRRAGMGEGRPGIDLRDVVAPSRLFPPLKRLPTHGLDPVLGRIGTLEVRLATRPKDVRRAQRLRYCVFYEEMSALPSGLAGLKRRDADEYDAICDHLLVIDHAATEAKPFRKPRPRVVGTYRLLRQDQAERHFGFYTAGEYDIAPVLSANPGLRFLELGRSCVLKPYRTKRTVELLWHGIWTYVLHHRVDAMLGCASLDGTDPDRLALPLSFLHHFARAPERWRARALPGRHVAMDRLSREAIDPKAALQALPPLIKGYLRLGATFGDGAVVDRQFGTTDVFVVLPVAAIAPRYIGHFGAGAERHAA from the coding sequence ATGGTTGCCTTCCTCTCCCCCGGCCCGCGGCCGGACCCGCGCGACGCCCGGATGCCCCTCGCGCGCCTCATGCGGCGGGCCGGCATGGGCGAGGGGCGGCCGGGCATCGACCTGCGCGACGTGGTGGCGCCCTCGCGGCTGTTCCCGCCGCTGAAGCGGCTGCCCACCCACGGGCTCGACCCGGTGCTGGGCCGGATCGGCACGCTGGAGGTGCGGCTCGCCACCCGGCCGAAGGATGTCCGCCGGGCCCAGCGCCTGCGCTACTGCGTGTTCTACGAGGAGATGTCGGCGCTGCCGAGCGGGCTCGCCGGCCTCAAGCGGCGGGACGCGGACGAGTACGACGCGATCTGCGACCACCTCCTGGTGATCGACCACGCGGCGACCGAGGCGAAGCCGTTCCGCAAGCCGCGGCCGCGGGTGGTGGGCACCTACCGGCTGCTCCGTCAGGACCAGGCCGAGCGGCATTTCGGCTTCTACACGGCCGGCGAGTACGACATCGCGCCGGTCCTGAGCGCGAATCCGGGCCTGCGCTTCCTCGAACTCGGCCGCTCCTGCGTGCTCAAGCCCTACCGGACCAAGCGGACGGTGGAGCTCCTGTGGCACGGGATCTGGACCTACGTCCTGCACCACCGCGTCGACGCGATGCTGGGCTGCGCGAGCCTCGACGGCACCGATCCGGACCGGCTCGCCCTGCCGCTGAGCTTCCTGCACCACTTCGCCCGGGCGCCCGAGCGCTGGCGCGCGCGCGCCCTGCCGGGCCGGCACGTGGCGATGGACCGGCTGAGCCGCGAGGCCATCGACCCCAAGGCGGCGCTCCAGGCCCTGCCGCCGCTGATCAAGGGCTACCTGCGGCTCGGCGCGACCTTCGGGGACGGCGCGGTGGTGGACCGGCAATTCGGCACGACCGACGTGTTCGTGGTGCTGCCGGTCGCGGCGATCGCGCCCCGCTACATCGGCCATTTCGGGGCCGGCGCGGAGCGCCACGCGGCCTGA